A region of Gracilinanus agilis isolate LMUSP501 chromosome 3, AgileGrace, whole genome shotgun sequence DNA encodes the following proteins:
- the RPS11 gene encoding 40S ribosomal protein S11 codes for MADIQTERAYQKQPTIFQNKKRVLLGDTAKEKLPRYYKNIGLGFKTPKEAIEGTYIDKKCPFTGNVSIRGRILSGVVTKMKMQRTIVIRRDYLHYIRKYNRFEKRHKNMSVHLSPCFRDVQIGDIVTVGECRPLSKTVRFNVLKVTKAAGTKKQFQKF; via the exons ATGGCGGACATCCAG ACAGAGCGTGCCTACCAGAAGCAGCCGACCATCTTCCAGAACAAGAAGCGGGTGCTGCTGGGGGACACGGCCAAGGAGAAGCTGCCCCGCTACTACAAGAACATCGGTCTGGGCTTTAAGACACCCAAGGAG GCCATCGAGGGCACCTACATCGACAAGAAGTGCCCCTTCACCGGGAACGTGTCCATCCGCGGCAGGATTCTGTCTG gtgTGGTGACCAAGATGAAGATGCAGAGGACCATCGTCATCCGCCGAGACTACCTGCACTACATCCGCAAGTACAACCGCTTTGAGAAGCGCCACAAGAACATGTCCGTGCATCTGTCCCCCTGCTTCCG AGATGTCCAGATTGGAGACATCGTCACTGTGGGCGAGTGCCGGCCTCTCAGCAAGACTGTGAGGTTCAACGTGCTGAAGGTCACCAAGGCAGCAGGGACCAAGAAGCAGTTCCAGAAGTTCTGA